A stretch of the Nicotiana tabacum cultivar K326 chromosome 6, ASM71507v2, whole genome shotgun sequence genome encodes the following:
- the LOC107781170 gene encoding 17.8 kDa class I heat shock protein-like, whose protein sequence is MSLIPSIFGGRRSNIFDPFSLDLWDPFEGFPLSSNLANVPSSAHETYAFANARIDWKEMPEAHIFKADLPGLKKEEVKVEVEEGKVLQNSGERSKEQEEKNDQWHRVERSNSKFLRRFRLPKNAKIDQVKASMENGVLTVTVPKEEVNKPEVKAIDISSYFFLSSQIASVSSSVIDS, encoded by the coding sequence ATGTCTCTTATCCCAAGCATTTTCGGCGGTCGACGAAGCAACATCTTTGATCCATTCTCTCTGGACTTGTGGGATCCCTTTGAAGGTTTCCCACTTTCGAGTAATTTGGCCAATGTACCCAGCTCGGCTCACGAAACCTATGCCTTCGCTAATGCTAGGATTGACTGGAAAGAAATGCCAGAAGCCCACATTTTCAAAGCTGATCTTCCGGGGCTGAAGAAGGAAGAGGTGAAGGTGGAGGTCGAGGAAGGCAAAGTGCTGCAGAATAGCGGAGAGAGAAGCAAAGAACAAGAGGAGAAGAATGACCAATGGCATCGTGTGGAAAGGAGCAACAGTAAATTCCTTAGGCGATTTAGATTGCCGAAGAATGCCAAGATAGATCAGGTGAAGGCTAGTATGGAAAATGGTGTGCTCACCGTCACAGTTCCAAAAGAGGAAGTGAATAAGCCTGAGGTCAAAGCCATTGACATATCTAgttatttctttctttcctcACAAATTGCAAGTGTCTCATCATCTGTTATAGATTCATAA